From Rhodothermales bacterium, a single genomic window includes:
- a CDS encoding carbohydrate-binding family 9-like protein, with protein MRQPSPTGFVILLFGLLLASLSACKPSPPAATAAPDAPDAQLTVPSTSDFAVTGDGANPAWERAAWTPLTIRRDSGHGYATRVKMLYSETGLYVLFDGADSLLTATLEGDYLELWTEDVYEFFFWTDERYPVYFEYEISPLGYQLPLIIPNFEDRYFGWIPWQYEGDRVTRKAVSIQGGPATPGAAISGWRAEVFVPYALLTPLQQVPAEKGMRWRANFYRVDYDGGTSSTWSWVPVGESFHTFERYGTLVFE; from the coding sequence ATGCGCCAACCCTCGCCAACCGGCTTCGTTATCCTGCTCTTCGGTCTGCTCCTCGCGAGCCTATCGGCCTGCAAACCCTCTCCACCGGCCGCTACCGCGGCTCCCGACGCTCCCGACGCCCAACTGACCGTCCCATCGACCTCCGACTTCGCCGTCACCGGCGACGGCGCCAACCCCGCATGGGAGCGCGCCGCATGGACGCCGCTCACGATCCGCCGCGACAGCGGGCATGGCTATGCCACCCGCGTCAAGATGCTGTATTCGGAGACGGGGCTGTACGTCTTGTTCGATGGCGCCGACAGCCTGCTCACCGCCACCCTCGAAGGCGACTACCTCGAGCTGTGGACGGAGGACGTCTACGAGTTTTTCTTCTGGACCGACGAGCGCTACCCGGTCTATTTCGAATACGAGATCTCACCGCTCGGCTACCAGTTGCCGCTGATCATTCCCAACTTCGAGGACCGGTATTTCGGGTGGATTCCCTGGCAATATGAGGGCGACCGGGTGACGCGCAAGGCGGTGTCGATCCAGGGTGGGCCGGCGACCCCCGGTGCCGCCATTTCTGGATGGCGGGCAGAAGTGTTTGTGCCCTATGCGTTGCTCACACCGCTGCAACAAGTGCCCGCTGAGAAAGGCATGCGCTGGCGGGCCAATTTCTACCGGGTCGACTACGACGGGGGAACGTCGAGCACCTGGAGCTGGGTGCCGGTCGGCGAGTCGTTCCACACATTCGAACGGTACGGCACGCTGGTGTTTGAATGA